A single region of the Bdellovibrio bacteriovorus genome encodes:
- a CDS encoding protein-glutamine glutaminase family protein: MRFMYVLLFLFSFHFSWALTPQEACQFKEAVQAAPDDFSSRDRMMAEELCSAAGHYEEPLLPDQNASKKVGTSAAMTDYSEFYQSLSKSLNNLNKPEICDPKESAPKGVVYPTMTLAKTAAGNIPVSVLTEDEAKKIFSEFAKDERYAFGATQNGCYARAHIFAQQMEKKGIRVAKMFLEGELIIPEDKRQYPENYMWNYHVAPVVAVQTKKGIELHILDPALYDKPVPVKQWTDKLLTTPKAKKEALAYITDRFNLGPLRGETLPSAKNEPNRLKWHAADTVQAEQELDARREEQSMLAYEREQLKREKGL, translated from the coding sequence ATGCGTTTTATGTACGTATTGTTATTCCTTTTTAGTTTCCACTTTTCTTGGGCCCTCACCCCCCAAGAAGCCTGCCAGTTTAAGGAAGCCGTCCAAGCGGCGCCGGATGATTTTTCATCCCGTGATCGCATGATGGCCGAAGAACTATGCAGTGCCGCTGGTCACTACGAAGAACCTCTGCTACCGGATCAAAACGCTTCAAAAAAAGTCGGCACATCAGCGGCGATGACGGATTATTCCGAGTTTTATCAGTCACTTTCAAAGTCCTTAAATAATTTAAATAAACCCGAGATCTGTGACCCGAAGGAAAGCGCTCCGAAAGGTGTCGTTTATCCGACGATGACTTTAGCGAAAACGGCTGCCGGGAATATTCCGGTGTCTGTGTTGACGGAAGATGAAGCGAAAAAAATATTCTCAGAGTTTGCGAAAGATGAAAGATATGCTTTCGGTGCAACTCAGAATGGTTGTTACGCTCGTGCTCATATTTTTGCACAGCAAATGGAAAAAAAAGGCATCCGTGTCGCCAAGATGTTTTTAGAAGGGGAACTTATCATTCCCGAAGACAAGCGCCAATATCCTGAAAACTACATGTGGAATTACCATGTCGCCCCTGTTGTTGCCGTTCAGACAAAAAAGGGGATTGAGTTGCATATTCTAGATCCCGCTCTTTATGACAAGCCCGTTCCTGTCAAACAGTGGACGGATAAACTTCTGACAACGCCAAAAGCGAAGAAAGAAGCTTTGGCCTATATCACCGATCGCTTTAACCTCGGGCCCTTGCGTGGTGAAACTTTGCCATCCGCGAAGAACGAACCGAATCGTCTGAAGTGGCATGCCGCGGACACAGTGCAGGCAGAGCAGGAATTAGATGCCCGACGTGAAGAACAAAGTATGCTGGCTTATGAGCGAGAGCAGTTAAAGCGCGAAAAGGGACTTTAA
- a CDS encoding GatB/YqeY domain-containing protein — protein MEIKDQITADIKAAMLAKDSAKLGALRMLQAAIKNREIDMRPNPITGDEVLGVVKKLVKQRKESIEQFQQAGRQDLVDQESAELKVLEVYLPAQMSREQIEALVTEVIAATGAKTVKDMGPVMKEVIARSGGAADNKVVSEVIKSKLA, from the coding sequence ATGGAAATCAAAGATCAAATCACTGCGGATATCAAAGCCGCGATGCTCGCGAAAGACAGTGCTAAGTTGGGAGCTCTTCGTATGCTCCAAGCCGCGATCAAAAACCGTGAAATCGACATGCGCCCGAACCCAATCACAGGTGATGAAGTTCTTGGCGTGGTTAAAAAACTTGTTAAGCAAAGAAAAGAATCTATCGAGCAGTTTCAACAAGCCGGTCGTCAAGACCTTGTAGATCAAGAATCTGCAGAGTTGAAAGTTCTTGAAGTTTATTTGCCTGCACAAATGAGCCGTGAACAAATCGAAGCTCTAGTGACTGAAGTGATCGCAGCTACGGGCGCGAAAACGGTGAAAGACATGGGACCTGTGATGAAAGAAGTCATCGCTCGTTCTGGTGGTGCGGCTGATAACAAAGTAGTAAGCGAAGTAATCAAATCTAAACTTGCGTAA
- a CDS encoding TerC family protein, whose translation MEMLSNPQIWIAFGTLFALELVLGIDNVIFISILAGKLPKDQQQKARMTGLGLAVLTRILLLFSLSWIIGLTEPIFSALGQEISGRDLILLLGGLFLIVKSTAEIHHKLEGVDGSQSKNVAHSFGAVIVQILLLDIVFSLDSVITAVGMVKELSVMIAAVLASTAVMIFSAKSISDFVDSHPSLKILALSFLLMIGFTLIVEALEVHIPKGYVYFAMAFSVGVEMLNIRMRKASVKDHVKLRERVAEEK comes from the coding sequence ATGGAAATGCTTTCGAACCCTCAAATCTGGATTGCCTTCGGTACTTTGTTCGCTTTGGAATTAGTACTAGGAATCGACAACGTTATCTTTATTTCGATTCTTGCCGGCAAACTTCCTAAAGACCAACAGCAAAAAGCGCGCATGACGGGCTTGGGGCTTGCGGTTTTGACTCGTATTTTGCTTTTGTTTTCTTTGTCTTGGATCATCGGTCTTACCGAGCCTATTTTCTCTGCCTTGGGCCAAGAGATTTCAGGTCGTGACTTGATCCTTCTTCTCGGTGGTCTATTTCTTATCGTTAAAAGTACGGCCGAAATTCATCACAAGCTTGAGGGCGTTGATGGAAGTCAGTCTAAGAATGTCGCGCACTCTTTCGGCGCGGTGATCGTTCAGATTCTTCTTTTGGATATCGTATTCTCTTTGGATTCTGTGATCACGGCCGTGGGTATGGTGAAGGAATTGTCTGTGATGATCGCGGCGGTTCTAGCTTCGACAGCGGTGATGATTTTCTCTGCGAAAAGCATCAGTGATTTCGTGGATTCTCATCCTTCATTGAAAATTTTGGCGTTGAGCTTCCTTCTGATGATCGGTTTTACTTTGATCGTTGAAGCTTTAGAAGTTCATATTCCCAAAGGATATGTCTACTTCGCGATGGCTTTCTCTGTCGGTGTTGAGATGTTGAACATTCGCATGCGTAAAGCGAGTGTGAAAGATCACGTTAAACTTCGTGAAAGAGTGGCAGAGGAAAAATAG
- the rpsU gene encoding 30S ribosomal protein S21, which yields MVKIKDGESFESAFRKFKKSCEKAGILSEVKKREHFEKPSVRLKKKSLAARKRAVKKSRKGWND from the coding sequence ATGGTTAAGATCAAAGACGGTGAGTCTTTTGAATCTGCTTTCAGAAAATTCAAAAAATCTTGCGAAAAAGCAGGAATTCTTTCTGAAGTTAAAAAACGTGAACACTTTGAAAAGCCCTCAGTAAGACTTAAAAAGAAGTCTCTTGCAGCTCGTAAACGCGCTGTAAAAAAATCGAGAAAAGGCTGGAACGACTAG
- the dnaG gene encoding DNA primase, with the protein MRFSQDFIERVSEANNLVDIISQYTQLKPSGSGLMGRCPFPDHVEKTASFSVSETKQVYHCFGCHKSGNMFSFLRDYQGMSFPEAVEYLANRASIPMPAPEKNEAAQDQVAEKKKLLLKVNKLAAHYFSEQLHRVPNDHPVKKYIASRGLSKEVIETFGIGYAVAEWDGLEKHLASHNISMALAEEARLVKARTNKSGYFDIFRDRLMFPIFSAMGEPIAFGGRYLEKKENEPKYLNSPETPVFIKGKVLYGLSQTARYIRSDDMALIVEGYMDLVSLYQAGIRNVVATMGTALTPDHGKMLKRMTKNVVAMFDGDSAGMEAAERSLPILLAADLYPKGLTLPNSMDPDDYVKKYGAEALKAELDKAPDLFVMILARWMEGYRGDASEKVKLADKLKPLFEVIPDLRLRDLYLAEAAQKMSVTLPWLRQAVGIQGSGPVYSQNRPAMTRTVQPGPQTNPQGPAPVSQSVEGGKISLKGGSKAELLLLGLVLKSRANFDQFVNEKLLESVAHDGVKKILEKATDVYRQDLNKFDKLTSLLVSYVDQPEYLFQAGPQAETEPGFDEEAEMKLLRDCFKRVRENFLREQAKQLARDLKNEPSSEKLEQIMNIQRNRISLNKG; encoded by the coding sequence ATGAGATTTTCTCAAGACTTTATCGAGAGAGTTTCCGAGGCCAATAACCTCGTCGATATCATCTCTCAATACACTCAGTTAAAACCAAGTGGTAGCGGCCTTATGGGCCGCTGTCCATTTCCTGATCACGTCGAAAAAACGGCGTCGTTCTCTGTTTCTGAGACAAAACAAGTCTATCACTGCTTTGGCTGTCACAAGAGTGGAAACATGTTTTCATTCTTACGTGACTACCAGGGCATGAGCTTTCCGGAAGCGGTCGAGTATCTTGCCAATCGCGCTAGCATTCCGATGCCAGCTCCTGAAAAGAACGAAGCGGCTCAAGACCAAGTCGCTGAAAAAAAGAAGTTGTTGTTAAAAGTAAATAAGCTCGCAGCTCATTACTTTTCAGAGCAACTTCACCGTGTTCCTAACGATCATCCGGTGAAAAAATATATCGCCAGCCGTGGCCTTTCTAAAGAAGTCATCGAGACTTTCGGGATTGGCTACGCGGTTGCGGAATGGGATGGGCTAGAAAAGCATTTAGCTTCTCACAACATCTCGATGGCCTTGGCCGAAGAAGCGCGTCTAGTAAAGGCTCGCACGAATAAATCTGGCTACTTTGATATCTTCCGTGATCGTTTGATGTTCCCGATTTTCTCGGCGATGGGAGAGCCCATTGCTTTCGGTGGACGTTATTTAGAGAAAAAAGAAAATGAACCGAAATATCTGAATTCTCCAGAAACGCCGGTCTTTATTAAGGGAAAGGTGCTTTACGGACTTTCTCAGACCGCTCGTTATATTCGCAGTGATGACATGGCCCTTATTGTAGAGGGATACATGGATCTAGTTTCCTTGTATCAAGCGGGTATTCGTAACGTGGTTGCCACAATGGGAACGGCTTTGACGCCAGACCATGGGAAAATGCTTAAACGCATGACCAAAAACGTGGTGGCGATGTTTGACGGGGACTCTGCGGGGATGGAAGCTGCCGAGCGCAGTCTTCCGATTTTATTGGCTGCCGATTTGTATCCCAAGGGCCTGACGCTTCCGAACAGCATGGACCCTGACGACTACGTGAAAAAGTACGGCGCTGAAGCCCTGAAGGCCGAGCTGGATAAGGCTCCCGACCTTTTTGTGATGATTTTAGCGCGTTGGATGGAAGGCTATCGTGGCGACGCTTCGGAAAAAGTGAAGCTAGCAGATAAGCTAAAGCCTTTGTTTGAGGTGATTCCTGATCTTCGTTTAAGGGATCTGTATTTGGCTGAGGCCGCTCAAAAAATGAGCGTAACTCTGCCCTGGTTGCGTCAAGCTGTCGGAATACAGGGAAGTGGCCCTGTTTATTCGCAAAATCGCCCGGCTATGACTAGGACGGTGCAGCCAGGCCCACAGACTAACCCTCAAGGCCCGGCACCGGTGTCCCAATCAGTAGAGGGTGGCAAAATCTCCCTTAAAGGAGGCTCAAAAGCCGAGCTTCTGCTATTAGGATTGGTACTCAAAAGTCGTGCCAATTTTGATCAATTTGTGAATGAAAAATTGCTTGAGAGCGTCGCTCACGACGGAGTGAAAAAGATCCTAGAAAAGGCGACGGATGTGTATAGACAAGATCTTAATAAGTTTGATAAGTTGACCAGTCTGCTTGTCTCTTACGTCGATCAGCCTGAATATTTATTTCAAGCCGGTCCACAAGCTGAAACCGAGCCAGGGTTCGACGAAGAGGCAGAGATGAAGCTCTTGCGTGATTGCTTTAAACGCGTGCGTGAAAATTTCTTAAGAGAGCAAGCAAAGCAATTGGCGCGAGATCTTAAAAACGAACCTAGTTCGGAAAAGTTGGAACAGATTATGAATATTCAGAGAAACCGAATCTCTCTGAATAAAGGGTAA
- the tadA gene encoding tRNA adenosine(34) deaminase TadA produces MSSLLQEDSYWMRKALNLARKAADKGEVPIAALLVGPEGLISWAINTRERQQTPLGHAELFALHKASQKKQSWRLSDCTLYVTLEPCVMCAGAIQQARLKRVVYGASDPKGGAVQSLYHVLNDPRLNHQVEVTSGVLAEDCAALLQGFFQDRREEKKTEKSEKVYRERTSVVVVHKNQILGFHAIDPTSKAPYFFLPGGAIEPGESIPEAAARECLEETGYKVRVLEETAFERKYDFPWNGKIHACRTVFYLAVLDQEWTPPHNVQDADYHKGVAWMSTKEAAQVFSYNKDILWAVQKLLKTAQKKSALR; encoded by the coding sequence GTGTCCTCTCTCCTCCAAGAAGACTCATATTGGATGCGCAAGGCTTTAAATCTTGCGCGTAAAGCAGCGGACAAAGGAGAAGTTCCTATTGCCGCTCTTCTTGTTGGACCTGAGGGCCTGATTTCTTGGGCCATCAATACTCGTGAACGACAACAAACTCCTTTGGGCCACGCTGAACTCTTCGCCCTTCATAAAGCTTCTCAGAAAAAACAAAGCTGGCGACTGAGTGACTGCACTTTGTATGTCACCCTGGAACCTTGTGTGATGTGCGCGGGAGCAATTCAACAGGCCCGATTAAAACGCGTTGTTTATGGGGCTTCTGATCCCAAGGGCGGCGCGGTTCAAAGTCTTTATCACGTGCTGAACGATCCCCGCTTAAATCATCAAGTAGAAGTTACAAGCGGAGTTCTTGCCGAAGATTGTGCTGCTCTTCTTCAGGGTTTTTTTCAAGATCGCCGTGAAGAAAAAAAGACTGAAAAATCTGAAAAGGTCTATCGCGAACGCACTTCCGTTGTGGTGGTTCACAAAAATCAAATTCTTGGATTTCACGCGATTGATCCGACGTCAAAAGCCCCCTATTTCTTTTTACCTGGCGGCGCGATTGAACCGGGAGAAAGCATTCCTGAAGCGGCCGCTCGTGAATGCCTTGAAGAGACCGGCTATAAAGTCCGCGTGCTAGAAGAAACGGCTTTTGAAAGAAAGTATGATTTTCCGTGGAATGGGAAGATTCATGCGTGCCGAACCGTGTTTTACCTCGCTGTACTCGATCAAGAATGGACTCCGCCTCACAACGTCCAGGATGCCGATTATCACAAAGGTGTTGCATGGATGAGCACGAAAGAGGCTGCGCAGGTCTTTTCATATAACAAAGACATCCTCTGGGCCGTGCAAAAATTGCTGAAAACCGCCCAAAAGAAATCCGCCTTGCGCTGA
- a CDS encoding DEAD/DEAH box helicase — translation MTTTKFTDLPLVAPLQFALKEAGYENPTPIQLAAIPILLQGKDLLGIAQTGTGKTAAFSLPILQNLAKHHSRPEAKCPRALILTPTRELAIQIHENIEAYSKHLKLKHAVIYGGVGQNPQVRALQAGVDILVATPGRLLDLFSQKFLRLDKVEIFVLDEADRMLDMGFMQDIKRILPLLPKKRHNLFFSATMPPEISKLAHSILVNPEKVEVTPTSSTAEKVDQKVMYVEKKDKLDLLIHLLNDNDLYKVLVFVQMKHGANRVVDKLVKANITAAGIHGDKSQNARQRALEDFRNGDVRVLVATDIAARGIDIEGITHVINLEVPHIPESYVHRIGRTARAGASGAAISFCTAEEKSFMFAIEKVTRQPVPVVKNQPYHSEAIEKAQVMSAGKAKAILEGQRLENKAKNRAGQKPKRSFGGGSGGGKPKSSTHGGGNKPHRQDSAKSPAAHGESHKPHRHESGKSDASHGGNKPHRAETPKSGSSHGGSHSGKPAKATPHKNNGPSGGGKKSEGQKPKRRFFGFGRKG, via the coding sequence ATGACAACGACAAAATTTACCGATCTTCCCTTAGTTGCCCCTCTTCAATTTGCGTTAAAAGAAGCAGGATATGAAAATCCAACACCAATTCAGTTGGCAGCCATCCCTATTCTTTTGCAAGGGAAAGACCTTTTAGGTATCGCTCAAACAGGAACTGGAAAAACAGCGGCGTTCAGTTTGCCGATTTTGCAGAATTTAGCAAAACATCATTCGCGTCCGGAAGCAAAGTGCCCACGCGCTTTGATTTTAACTCCAACTCGTGAGCTGGCGATTCAGATTCACGAAAACATCGAAGCATACAGCAAGCATTTAAAGCTTAAGCACGCGGTGATCTATGGTGGCGTGGGACAAAATCCTCAAGTTCGAGCTTTGCAAGCCGGCGTGGATATTCTTGTCGCGACTCCGGGTCGCTTGTTGGATTTATTCTCTCAAAAGTTTTTGCGTTTGGATAAAGTGGAAATCTTTGTCTTAGATGAAGCCGACCGTATGCTGGATATGGGATTCATGCAGGATATTAAACGCATTCTGCCTTTGCTTCCTAAAAAACGTCATAACTTGTTCTTCTCCGCAACAATGCCGCCAGAGATTTCTAAACTTGCTCACAGCATTTTAGTAAATCCAGAAAAAGTAGAAGTGACACCCACGTCTTCGACAGCAGAAAAAGTCGATCAAAAAGTCATGTACGTTGAGAAGAAAGACAAATTGGATCTATTGATCCATCTTCTTAACGACAACGATCTTTATAAAGTTCTGGTTTTCGTGCAAATGAAACACGGGGCAAATCGTGTCGTAGATAAACTCGTTAAAGCGAACATCACGGCTGCTGGAATTCATGGCGATAAATCTCAGAATGCGCGCCAAAGAGCTTTAGAAGATTTCCGCAACGGAGACGTTCGCGTCCTTGTTGCTACGGATATTGCCGCTCGTGGTATCGACATTGAAGGCATCACTCACGTTATCAATCTTGAAGTGCCACATATTCCTGAAAGCTATGTTCACCGTATTGGAAGAACAGCGCGCGCCGGAGCATCTGGAGCCGCGATCTCTTTCTGTACGGCAGAAGAGAAGTCTTTCATGTTTGCGATTGAAAAGGTCACTCGTCAGCCGGTTCCGGTTGTGAAGAACCAACCTTATCACTCAGAAGCCATTGAAAAAGCTCAAGTGATGAGTGCGGGTAAAGCCAAAGCCATTCTTGAAGGGCAACGCTTAGAGAACAAAGCGAAGAATCGCGCTGGCCAGAAACCGAAGCGTTCATTCGGCGGCGGCAGCGGCGGTGGTAAACCGAAAAGCTCTACTCACGGTGGTGGCAACAAGCCGCACCGACAAGATTCAGCGAAGAGCCCTGCGGCTCACGGTGAAAGCCATAAACCACACAGGCACGAGTCAGGAAAAAGCGACGCTTCTCATGGGGGAAACAAACCTCACAGAGCGGAAACCCCAAAAAGTGGAAGCTCTCATGGTGGAAGCCACAGTGGAAAACCTGCTAAGGCAACTCCGCACAAAAACAACGGACCTAGCGGTGGTGGAAAAAAATCAGAAGGTCAAAAACCGAAAAGAAGATTTTTTGGATTCGGCAGAAAGGGCTAA
- a CDS encoding M48 family metalloprotease gives MNQKEALLKLDEVLDQWISTPMGRRTFLSSLPLLMAACATEQHRQREGNLRGDETTLTYDQERNLTKEALPQMRKDYPPVQNPQLQSYISQLGRKIVTANNLQGNPYNYNFTVVDVGYVNAFALPAGTIFVTAPLIAMADSEAELAGVIGHEVGHVKARHTAQRMDAAKKAEGKSWMYAAGGGILGGALGYGIGKLLCNQGDDQCMQKATAYGLAAGAGGGLLVQKYAFMANSREDEMEADRIGFRTSVAAGYDKDKVGLFYEKLLKMEEQSKGEQNKMLSSLADAMSTHPPSRERVVQMNQMAAEQRNSPRTIVSTKEFDRMKLLCGELTKKKQKTG, from the coding sequence ATGAATCAAAAAGAAGCTCTATTAAAACTCGACGAAGTCTTAGATCAATGGATTAGCACCCCAATGGGAAGAAGAACTTTTTTAAGTTCTCTTCCTCTTTTGATGGCAGCATGCGCGACCGAACAACACCGTCAGCGCGAAGGAAATCTGCGTGGTGATGAAACAACTTTGACCTATGATCAAGAAAGAAACCTGACGAAGGAAGCTTTGCCACAAATGCGTAAAGACTATCCACCGGTGCAAAACCCCCAGCTACAATCTTATATTTCTCAATTGGGTCGTAAAATCGTGACCGCGAACAATCTTCAAGGAAATCCCTACAACTACAACTTCACGGTGGTGGATGTAGGATACGTGAATGCCTTCGCACTTCCTGCGGGAACTATTTTCGTGACGGCTCCCCTCATCGCAATGGCGGATTCCGAAGCAGAACTTGCCGGAGTGATCGGGCACGAAGTAGGTCACGTCAAAGCACGTCACACGGCTCAACGCATGGATGCAGCTAAAAAAGCCGAAGGTAAATCTTGGATGTATGCCGCAGGCGGAGGAATCCTGGGTGGAGCTTTGGGTTACGGCATCGGCAAACTGCTATGCAATCAAGGTGATGATCAATGTATGCAGAAAGCCACCGCCTATGGACTTGCTGCAGGAGCAGGTGGTGGTTTGCTGGTGCAGAAGTATGCGTTTATGGCGAACTCTCGTGAAGATGAAATGGAAGCAGATCGTATCGGCTTTAGAACTTCCGTAGCTGCTGGCTACGATAAAGACAAAGTCGGTCTTTTCTATGAAAAGCTTCTTAAGATGGAAGAACAGTCCAAAGGAGAACAGAATAAAATGCTTTCCTCCTTAGCAGACGCTATGAGCACACACCCACCAAGTCGCGAACGTGTTGTGCAGATGAATCAAATGGCCGCCGAGCAAAGAAACAGTCCACGTACCATTGTTTCTACGAAAGAATTTGATCGCATGAAGTTACTTTGCGGAGAACTCACAAAGAAGAAACAAAAGACAGGATAG
- a CDS encoding SpoVR family protein, which produces MANLTPELEAERKRICQIAKDAGLDFFETIFELITYDQINQFAAYGGFPVRYPHWKFGMEYEHLSKSYEYGLSKIYEMVINTDPCYAYLMEGNAMMDQKLVMAHVYGHCDFFKNNIWFSKTNRKMMDQMANHATRIRRYMDRYGYETVENFIDVCLSLENLIDRYSPYVEKSVAKPTESRPQEPNYLLRVDRSYMRDYINPPSFVEEQKKKAEEEAQHRAQRFPQEPEKDILNFFIHHAPLTDWQQDVLSIIRDEAYYFSPQGMTKTMNEGWASYWHSHLMTTKILNDSEIIDFADHHSGTMAMAPNGYNPYKVGIELFRDIEERWNKGQFGREWEECDDVRERKNWNKDLRLGREKIFEVRKVCNDVTFIDQFLTEDFCARNKLFVYKFNKKTGKFEVDTKDFKAIKAQLLFHMTNFGQPIIRIEDANFENRGELLLTHLHEGIDMQPDFMSETLKNVFKMWKRPVNLATIMDETPQLFRFDGKEYTQHKLGEEPTPNPSNSESSGS; this is translated from the coding sequence ATGGCGAATTTAACTCCCGAATTAGAAGCAGAAAGAAAAAGAATCTGTCAGATCGCGAAAGACGCAGGACTGGATTTTTTTGAAACTATTTTTGAATTGATCACTTATGATCAAATCAACCAATTTGCGGCTTACGGCGGTTTTCCCGTTCGTTATCCGCATTGGAAGTTCGGGATGGAGTACGAGCATCTTTCTAAAAGTTACGAGTACGGTCTTTCGAAAATCTATGAAATGGTGATTAATACCGATCCTTGTTATGCCTACTTGATGGAAGGCAACGCGATGATGGATCAAAAGCTTGTGATGGCTCACGTGTATGGTCACTGCGATTTCTTTAAGAACAATATCTGGTTCTCAAAAACGAATCGTAAAATGATGGACCAGATGGCGAACCACGCGACACGCATTCGTCGCTACATGGATCGTTACGGATATGAAACTGTGGAAAACTTCATTGATGTTTGCCTTAGTTTAGAAAATTTAATCGATCGTTACAGTCCGTATGTGGAAAAGTCTGTGGCTAAGCCGACAGAGTCACGTCCGCAAGAGCCGAATTATCTTTTGCGCGTGGATCGCTCTTACATGCGTGACTACATCAATCCGCCATCTTTTGTCGAAGAACAAAAAAAGAAGGCGGAGGAAGAAGCGCAACACCGCGCTCAACGCTTCCCGCAAGAGCCTGAAAAAGACATTCTTAATTTCTTTATTCACCATGCTCCGTTAACAGACTGGCAGCAAGACGTGCTTTCGATCATCCGCGATGAAGCTTATTACTTCTCTCCGCAGGGAATGACGAAAACCATGAATGAAGGTTGGGCTTCGTATTGGCATTCGCATTTGATGACGACGAAGATCTTAAATGATTCAGAGATCATCGACTTTGCTGATCACCATAGTGGAACGATGGCAATGGCACCGAATGGATACAATCCGTATAAAGTGGGTATTGAACTGTTCCGTGATATCGAAGAAAGATGGAACAAAGGTCAATTCGGTCGCGAATGGGAAGAATGCGATGACGTTCGTGAACGTAAGAATTGGAACAAGGATTTGCGTTTAGGACGTGAAAAAATCTTTGAAGTTCGTAAAGTCTGTAACGACGTTACGTTCATTGACCAATTCCTGACGGAAGACTTCTGCGCTCGTAACAAATTGTTTGTATACAAGTTCAATAAGAAGACCGGTAAGTTTGAGGTCGATACCAAAGACTTCAAGGCTATTAAAGCTCAGTTGCTGTTCCATATGACAAACTTCGGTCAGCCGATCATTCGTATCGAAGATGCGAACTTTGAAAATCGCGGCGAGCTTTTGCTGACACATTTGCATGAGGGCATCGATATGCAGCCGGATTTCATGAGCGAGACCCTTAAAAACGTCTTCAAAATGTGGAAACGCCCGGTAAACCTAGCGACAATCATGGATGAAACCCCGCAGCTTTTTAGATTCGACGGAAAGGAGTATACACAGCATAAGTTGGGTGAAGAGCCCACTCCGAATCCATCGAATTCAGAAAGCTCCGGTTCATGA
- a CDS encoding translation initiation factor, whose product MKNTRLVFSTDPKENIRCPKCKQLQAECTCVPEDSVTDGQYTVVFRIEKGGRGGKTVTVMDGFPRNEEFLKNLTKELKAKCGVGGTHILSPKSGIIEIQGDKRDQLKKILESKRIKYKGV is encoded by the coding sequence ATGAAAAATACTCGCTTAGTTTTTAGCACTGATCCAAAAGAGAACATCCGTTGTCCTAAATGTAAACAGCTTCAGGCCGAGTGTACCTGCGTGCCTGAGGACTCTGTAACTGACGGGCAGTACACTGTTGTCTTTCGCATTGAAAAAGGCGGCAGAGGCGGAAAAACGGTCACGGTGATGGATGGTTTTCCCAGAAACGAGGAGTTCCTCAAAAACCTAACTAAGGAACTCAAAGCAAAGTGCGGCGTTGGCGGTACTCACATTCTTTCCCCAAAAAGTGGTATAATCGAAATTCAGGGTGACAAACGCGATCAACTTAAGAAAATACTTGAGTCCAAGCGCATTAAATATAAGGGTGTTTAA
- a CDS encoding response regulator transcription factor, with amino-acid sequence MNMFTSSNPLRGADLAAKKIVIVDDYEESCKLLAEILSATYECTYTSDSNSAVKLINEKRPDLILLDYKMPGLMGVDVCRMVRESATTKNTPIIFVSGAATIDERIKAFETGADDFISKPFHVKELILRIKARLSEKEPEAASELTASNLKMNLLSRQVFVDGEEVGLTPKQFDILKMLVAAKNNLVTREKCLTEIWGDTEVTSRNVDSQINYLKRKISKFNGRIVAVPSLGYRLESPE; translated from the coding sequence ATGAACATGTTTACTTCCAGCAATCCTTTGCGAGGTGCGGATTTGGCAGCAAAAAAGATTGTTATAGTTGATGACTACGAAGAGAGCTGTAAGCTTTTGGCTGAAATTCTCAGTGCGACGTATGAGTGCACCTACACTTCTGACAGCAACTCTGCGGTAAAACTTATTAATGAAAAAAGACCTGATCTGATTTTGTTAGATTACAAAATGCCTGGTTTGATGGGTGTGGATGTATGTCGCATGGTGCGTGAAAGCGCAACAACGAAAAACACACCGATCATTTTCGTATCTGGCGCGGCGACCATCGATGAAAGAATCAAAGCTTTTGAAACAGGTGCGGATGACTTTATCTCTAAGCCATTCCACGTGAAAGAATTGATTCTGAGAATCAAAGCTCGTTTATCGGAAAAAGAACCTGAAGCGGCTTCTGAATTGACGGCTTCTAATTTGAAAATGAATCTTTTGTCTCGTCAGGTTTTCGTAGATGGTGAAGAGGTTGGTTTAACGCCGAAGCAATTTGATATTCTGAAAATGCTGGTGGCGGCTAAAAACAATCTGGTTACGCGCGAAAAATGTCTGACGGAAATATGGGGAGACACCGAAGTGACTTCTCGTAACGTGGATTCTCAGATCAACTATTTGAAACGTAAGATCAGTAAGTTCAATGGTCGTATTGTGGCGGTGCCTTCACTCGGTTACCGTTTGGAATCACCGGAATAA